A window from Zingiber officinale cultivar Zhangliang chromosome 7A, Zo_v1.1, whole genome shotgun sequence encodes these proteins:
- the LOC122002292 gene encoding nodulation protein H-like, with the protein MMVEERCFFNKDTLVVKAPKKTHIALKMFMLVTVTICGIYICSVCTKQIRMQSRPRILKFEIIKPPCKNSSVSHREFAYLHYPSPVTHSREECACTPVHFFSIVSMQRSGSGWFETLLNSHVNISSNGEIFSPKERRTNISTIIRALDKVYNLDWFSSASKNECTAAAGFKWMLNQGLMDNCIKVIQYFRERGVSVIFLFRRNLLRRLVSQLANDHDRSTKQLNGTHKAHVHSENEANILAMYKPRINTSELISNLKNAEKFASDALEHFNNIRHIVLYYEDLLQNSTKMMDVLEFLKVPHRKLVSRHVKIHTKPLPSLIENWDEIYTSLKGTEYESFLKADYVS; encoded by the exons ATGATGGTGGAGGAGCGGTGCTTCTTCAACAAG GACACACTTGTTGTCAAGGCACCAAAGAAAACACACATTGCATTGAAGATGTTTATGTTAGTTACTGTGACAATATGCGGCATCTATATTTGCTCGGTATGTACAAAGCAGATAAGAATGCAAAGCAGACccagaattttgaaatttgagataATCAAACCACCTTGCAAGAATTCTTCAGTATCACATCGAGAATTCGCGTATTTGCACTATCCATCACCAGTCACTCATAGCAG GGAGGAATGTGCATGTACACCAGTTCATTTTTTTTCTATCGTGTCGATGCAGAGGTCTGGAAGTGGGTGGTTCGAGACTCTCTTAAATAGTCATGTTAACATTAGTTCTAATGGGGAGATCTTCTCTCCCAAAGAAAGGAGAACTAACATATCTACAATCATAAGGGCATTGGACAAAGTGTATAATCTCGATTGGTTTAGTAGTGCTTCGAAAAATGAATGCACTGCAGCTGCTGGCTTCAAGTGGATGCTTAATCAG GGTCTGATGGACAATTGCATAAAAGTCATCCAATATTTCAGGGAAAGAGGTGTCTCTGTAATATTCCTATTCAGAAGGAACTTACTTCGTCGTTTAGTTTCACAGCTCGCAAATGATCATGATCGCAGTACTAAGCAACTAAATGGAACACATAAAGCTCATGTACATTCTGAAAATGAG GCCAACATTCTCGCAATGTACAAGCCAAGGATCAATACCTCCGAGTTAATCTCAAATCTTAAAAATGCTGAAAAGTTTGCGAGTGATGCCTTGGAGCACTTCAACAATATCCGCCACATCGTTCTGTACTACGAGGATCTTTTGCAAAATAGTACT AAGATGATGGATGTCCTGGAGTTCCTCAAAGTACCTCACAGAAAACTAGTTAGTCGGCATGTTAAGATACACACAAAACCACTACCCAGTTTGATCGAAAACTGGGATGAAATTTACACCAGTCTCAAAGGAACAGAGTATGAGAGCTTCTTGAAAGCTGATTATGTTTCATAG
- the LOC122002289 gene encoding ubiquitin carboxyl-terminal hydrolase 17-like produces the protein MPSLGFAVVALFLCPLLTLLARRKWRRAEARRAEVMRLALLAAEEAVQAEEEYLRVVLGRGGVIPAAEGGVAGPRGGVCAVCHIPTTMRCSRCKAVRYCTRKCQIIHWRQGHENSCGRPRIDDSFGAQVGITPLNGLTGDGSDLYNDYPYIEGNYQTLVMTSSKKLSTKSSYSSEAFSDDEFLDSSGTESASDSSDSSSSSYVVLSGPVKPLDDFSSVVCASVHHKSGSEIESSSNGSHDTLSSNVSHDKVRTEVERKVPLFEAKSAEYTPSNSKLTDSESCLNHSNITQSSALVNATDSTTFTEREHNILDANSHVTVSNELSDEAICSERKSRNEMLSLRSLSGVAQTVYTSSTTSINESGLSYGSKSHSAQLVKSKSLMSLSPAYVTQASPAGHFKTDYASRKEDNHPKAPVRFHHNVGSRSSDIKTSVQRVVQQLKLSKISKQHTSSFNNDSSKRLKMLFPFEYFVKLYNFDKVVLRPSGLINCHNCCYVNVVLQCLAFTTPLAAYLLEGVHSKSCPKRGWCFTCELENLLMNVEAGNSPLSPAGILSHIHKIGSHLGLGREEDAHEFLRYVIDAMESVCLKEAGLHSVDGWTEETTFIQLTFGGYLLSKIECLKCRNRSERFERMMDLTLDIEGNVGTLEEALRKFTMTEVLDGENRYHCPSCKSYERAKKKLAIVDAPNILTIALKRFQSGKFGKLNKAVRFPEYLDLAPYMRETTDKSLGYKLYSVVVHLDVMNAAFSGHYVCYVKNIQGKWFKTDDAVVKSMELEQVMSKNAYMLLYARCSPHCPSLTSKTLSLDQVLTKRSKSREACSSGYDTEETSYNPITTTPNQHHDEPNQMVDYGFSLKPCNSIDGMFHFPDRDSSSDSSSLFSCSDEASCSTESTRNSTSTEEFSDFIFGNLDQQARQSPSRFSDFSDSSGGSPLYSTHSYAAANQNVDSVAADRIWDDGREQCLDEGASSFLYSHTINHSKLTGRRSRETDVIIPTKLKSSVLRRSSTLWGRTSDSSYR, from the exons CACAAGAAAATGCCAGATAATCCATTGGAGACAAGGACATGAGAATAGTTGTGGTCGCCCACGTATTGATGATAGTTTTGGTGCCCAAGTTGGTATCACACCATTGAATGGGTTAACAGGTGATGGATCTGATTTGTATAATGATTATCCATACATTGAAGGAAATTACCAGACGTTAGTAATGACATCCAGCAAGAAGCTATCAACTAAGTCAAGCTACTCGTCTGAAGCTTTTAGTGATGATGAATTCTTGGACTCATCTGGAACAGAAAGCGCGTCTGATTCATCTGATTCTTCATCATCGAGCTATGTGGTGCTCTCTGGCCCTGTTAAACCATTAGATGACTTTTCTTCTGTTGTTTGTGCCAGTGTACACCACAAATCTGGAAGTGAAATTGAATCATCTTCTAACGGTTCACATGATACTTTGTCTTCTAATGTCTCACATGATAAAGTAAGAACAGAAGTTGAGCGCAAAGTACCTTTATTTGAGGCTAAAAGTGCTGAATATACCCCTTCAAACTCAAAGCTTACAGATTCTGAAAGCTGTTTAAATCATTCAAATATAACTCAAAGTTCCGCTCTTGTTAATGCAACAGATTCCACAACATTCACAGAGAGAGAGCACAATATCTTGGATGCCAATTCACATGTGACTGTTTCCAACGAGCTTTCTGATGAGGCTATATGCTCTGAAAGAAAGTCAAGGAATGAAATGCTTTCTTTACGATCTTTGTCAGGAGTGGCCCAAACTGTCTATACAAGCTCTACAACTTCTATAAATGAATCAGGTCTTTCTTATGGTTCAAAAAGTCACAGTGCGCAGCTAGTTAAGTCTAAAAGTTTGATGTCTCTATCACCAGCCTATGTTACACAAGCATCTCCTGCTGGACACTTCAAAACAGACTATGCATCTAGAAAAGAGGATAACCATCCTAAAGCTCCTGTGAGATTTCATCACAATGTAGGATCTCGTTCGAGTGACATTAAAACATCTGTTCAAAGAGTTGTTCAACAGTTAAAGCTTTCAAAGATCTCAAAGCAACATACATCTAGTTTCAACAATGATTCTTCCAAAAGACTGAAG ATGCTTTTCCCATTTGAGTACTTTGTCAAATTGTACAATTTTGACAAAGTGGTTCTACGTCCTAGTGGTCTAATAAACTGCCACAACTG CTGTTATGTGAATGTTGTGCTCCAGTGTTTGGCTTTTACTACGCCACTTGCTGCTTATCTTCTTGAAGGAGTCCATTCAAAATCAT GCCCCAAGCGAGGATGGTGCTTCACATGTGAACTAGAAAATCTTCTTATGAATGTAGAGGCAGGAAATTCTCCCTTATCTCCTGCTGGCATACTTTCTCACATACACAAAATTGGTAGTCATCTTGGTcttggaagagaagaagatgcCCATGAATTTTTGAG ATATGTCATTGATGCAATGGAATCTGTTTGCCTTAAGGAAGCTGGCTTACACTCTGTTGATGGGTGGACTGAAGAAACTACCTTCATACAACTAACTTTTGGTGGTTACCTACTCTCAAAG ATAGAGTGTCTGAAGTGCCGCAATAGATCTGAGCGTTTTGAAAGAATGATGGATCTTACATTAGATATAGAAGGAAATGTTGGAACACTTGAAGAAGCTCTCAGAAAATTTACGATGACTGAGGTTTTGGATGGAGAGAATAGATATCATTGCCCAAG TTGCAAATCGTATGAGCGAGCGAAAAAGAAATTGGCAATAGTTGATGCCCCTAATATCCTTACAATTGCCTTGAAACGGTTTCAG TCTGGTAAATTTGGTAAGCTCAATAAAGCTGTTCGTTTTCCTGAATACCTGGATTTAGCTCCTTATATGCGCGAAACAACTGATAAATCTTTGGGGTACAAGCTTTATTCTGTGGTGGTTCACTTGGATGTTATGAATGCTGCTTTTTCTGGCCACTATGTGTGTTATGTGAAGAATATACAAGGGAAATGGTTTAAGACGGATGATGCTGTG GTAAAATCCATGGAGCTTGAACAAGTCATGTCAAAAAATGCATACATGCTTTTATATGCAAG ATGTTCACCGCATTGTCCAAGCTTGACAAGTAAGACCTTGTCCCTAGACCAAGTATTGACTAAGAGGAGCAAGTCAAGAGAAGCTTGTTCTTCTGGTTATGACACAGAAGAAACAAGTTATAACCCCATAACCACGACGCCTAATCAACACCATGATGAACCAAATCAGATGGTTGATTATGGTTTCAGCCTTAAACCTTGTAATTCCATTGATGGAATGTTTCATTTCCCAGACAGAGATTCTTCGAGTGACAGTTCTTCCCTATTCAGCTGCTCAGATGAGGCTTCCTGCAGTACAGAGAGCACGCGAAACTCAACAAGCACTGAAGAGTTCTCAGACTTCATATTTGGGAACTTGGATCAACAAGCTCGGCAGAGTCCTTCGAGATTCTCAGATTTCTCGGACAGCAGTGGAGGCTCCCCCTTGTACTCAACCCACTCATATGCAGCGGCAAATCAGAATGTAGATAGTGTTGCTGCTGATAGGATATGGGATGATGGCAGAGAGCAGTGTCTGGATGAGGGAGCATCTTCCTTTTTGTATTCCCACACTATTAATCATAGTAAACTAACAGGACGTAGGAGTAGAGAGACTGATGTGATTATCCCAACTAAACTAAAGTCCAGTGTATTGAGAAGAAGCTCTACCCTTTGGGGAAGAACATCTGATTCTTCTTATCGATAA
- the LOC122002290 gene encoding MORN repeat-containing protein 3-like: protein MEVGRSLLLHYSFFAVFLLLSASLLYLNRASEASYHRLLLASASASLALISVLLARSRLLRIRSAGTSLPVRWFIGSVEEDPERFPNTRGKVAREGVLLFGNGDVYEGDLSGGRCHGGGVYCFCEKGRYEGCWIDGKYEGHGIESWARGSRYRGQYRQGMRHGFGVYRFYDGDSYAGEWVGGKSQGCGVQTCSDGSCYAGEFKCGVKHGLGLYRFRNGDKYAGEYFGDKIHGFGVYDFANGHCYEGSWHEGRRQGFGRYTFRNGETRPGEWDYGVLKNSLCASDPAVWRAVEAARTAAEKATKVPQVDEQVRQAVSAANKSATAARVAAVRAVQNQKEDKFCCIFV, encoded by the exons ATGGAAGTAGGGCGCTCCCTTCTCCTCCATTATTCCTTCTTCGccgtcttcctcctcctctctgcaTCCCTCCTCTACCTCAACCGTGCCTCCGAAGCCTCCTACCACCGCCTTCTCCTCGCCTCCGCCTCCGCTTCCCTTGCTCTGATCTCCGTCCTCCTCGCTCGGTCGCGCCTCCTCCGTATCCGATCCGCCGGCACAAGCCTCCCCGTCCGATGGTTCATCGGGTCCGTCGAAGAGGACCCCGAGAGATTCCCGAACACGCGGGGAAAGGTCGCGCGAGAGGGTGTGTTGCTCTTCGGCAATGGGGATGTCTACGAAGGGGATTTGTCCGGGGGGCGGTGCCATGGGGGAGGCGTGTATTGCTTCTGCGAGAAGGGGCGGTACGAAGGCTGTTGGATCGATGGGAAGTACGAAGGGCACGGGATCGAGAGCTGGGCCCGAGGGAGTCGGTACCGCGGGCAGTACCGTCAGGGTATGCGGCACGGCTTCGGGGTGTACCGGTTCTACGACGGCGACAGCTATGCCGGTGAGTGGGTCGGAGGAAAGAGCCAAGGATGCGGAGTGCAGACTTGCTCCGACGGTAGTTGCTACGCCGGCGAGTTCAAGTGCGGGGTTAAGCACGGCCTCGGCCTGTATCGCTTCAG GAATGGTGACAAGTATGCCGGCGAATACTTTGGAGACAAAATCCATGGATTCGGGGTGTACGACTTCGCCAATGGTCACTGCTACGAAGGTTCATGGCACGAGGGAAGGAGACAGGGCTTCGGAAGATACACCTTCCGGAATGGCGAAACACGGCCTGGTGAGTGGGACTATGGCGTTTTGAAGAACAGCCTCTGCGCCTCAGATCCTGCAGTCTGGCGAGCTGTTGAG GCTGCAAGGACGGCCGCAGAGAAGGCAACTAAAGTTCCTCAAGTGGATGAACAAGTTAGGCAGGCTGTCTCAGCCGCAAACAAATCCGCCACCGCCGCTCGAGTTGCGGCAGTGCGAGCCGTCCAGAACCAGAAGGAAGACAAATTCTGTTGCATTTTTGTATAA